Within Micromonospora parathelypteridis, the genomic segment GAGCCGGTCAAGTCGTGCACCGTGCTCGCGGCGATGGCCGGCGGCCACCAGGTGCGTACCGTCGAGGGCCTCGCCAAGGGCGCCGAGCTGGACCCGATCCAGCAGGGCTTCATGCAGTGCCACGGCCTGCAGTGCGGTTTCTGCACGCCGGGGATGATGATGACCGCGCGGGCGCTGCTCGACCGCAACCCCGACCCCAGCGAGACGGAGATCCGGGAGGCGATCTCGGGTCAGATCTGCCGGTGCACGGGGTACGCCACCATCGTCCGCTCGGTCCGCTGGGCTGCCGTGGCCGAGGCACAGGCCGCCGCCCAGGTCGCCGAGACCACCGAATCGACCGAGGCCGGCGAGATCGCCGACGCCG encodes:
- a CDS encoding (2Fe-2S)-binding protein, translating into MQVTMTVNDVEVTREIEGRLLLVHFLRDVLGLTGTHWGCDTSNCGTCVVWLDGEPVKSCTVLAAMAGGHQVRTVEGLAKGAELDPIQQGFMQCHGLQCGFCTPGMMMTARALLDRNPDPSETEIREAISGQICRCTGYATIVRSVRWAAVAEAQAAAQVAETTESTEAGEIADAGQTAGAVA